A region from the Phoenix dactylifera cultivar Barhee BC4 unplaced genomic scaffold, palm_55x_up_171113_PBpolish2nd_filt_p 000445F, whole genome shotgun sequence genome encodes:
- the LOC103698254 gene encoding uncharacterized sugar kinase YeiI isoform X2 has protein sequence MESSARRRLESVARHLLPPEILVRDLYPNPLSAEELSSWDFAPVIIGGMVMDIHAKPSAHPIPGTTTPGKVQYVSGGVARNVAECMSKLGNKPFMISVVGHDMAGDLLLKYWKSAGLSTEGILKLESITTPVVSNMFDSSGELAMAVASVEAVETFLTPGWIQRFQRNICSAPMLMVDANLNSPSLKVACQIAAGSGIPVWFEPVSVTKSRRIASVVNYITCASPNENELVAMANALSPEKEFSYIQHEAAEGKGHSVESLFEMLKPAMCSLLQKGIKLLVVTLGSHGLFLCCREGLSFMKDNLSSRVGSFGRQLYDLVNESCSSKKHINFIKSGERASKFFAFHFPALPASVVSLVGAGDCLVGGILASICNGLDVMQSVAVGIAVAKAAVETQTNVPAKFSPGTVADAAKQILSAAKVFQLE, from the exons ATGGAGAGCTCCGCCCGGCGGCGATTGGAATCCGTTGCTCGCCACCTCCTCCCTCCCGAAATCCTTGTCCGAGACCTCTATCCG AATCCACTCAGCGCGGAGGAACTGAGCTCTTGGGATTTTGCTCCTGTGATTATTGGGGGAATGGTGATGGACATCCATGCTAAGCCTTCTGCTCATCCGATTCCTGGAACCACCACTCCCGGAAAG GTTCAGTATGTAAGTGGAGGAGTAGCAAGGAATGTCGCTGAATGCATGTCCAAGCTTGGAAATAAACCTTTCATGATTAGTGTTGTAGGACATGACATGGCAG GAGATCTGTTATTGAAGTACTGGAAATCTGCAGGACTTTCTACAGAAG GAATACTGAAGTTGGAAAGTATTACAACTCCTGTTGTATCAAATATGTTTGACTCCAGCGGAGAGTTGGCTATGGCTGTTGCAAGTGTCGAGGCTGTT GAAACATTTCTCACTCCAGGTTGGATACAGCGATTCCAGCGTAATATATGCTCTGCACCAATGTTGATGGTTGATGCTAATTTGAACTCCCCATCTCTCAAAGTTGCTTGTCAAA TAGCAGCAGGATCTGGCATCCCTGTGTGGTTTGAGCCTGTCTCAGTGACAAAGTCTAGAAGAATTGCATCTGTTGTAAATTAT ATAACATGTGCTTCCCCTAACGAAAATGAACTTGTTGCTATGGCAAATGCTTTATCGCCGGAAAAAGAATTTAGTTATATTCAACATGAAGCTGCAGAAGGGAAAGGGCATTCTGTGGAATCTTTGTTTGAAATGCTAAAACCAGCAATGTGCTCGTTGCTTCAGAAGGGTATTAAGCTGCTAGTTGTGACACTTGGTTCACATGGTCTATTCTTGTGTTGTAGAGAAGGGCTAAGCTTCATGAAAGATAATTTAAGCAGCAGGGTTGGCAGTTTCGGAAGACAGCTATATGATCTTGTAAATGAAAGTTGCTCTTCAAAGAAGCACATTAATTTTATCAAGTCTGGAGAGAGAGCCTCAAAATTTTTTGCTTTCCATTTTCCTGCACTTCCTGCATCAGTGGTGAGCCTTGTAGGAGCAGGTGACTGCTTGGTTGGTGGAATTCTTGCGTCCATTTGCAATGGTTTGGATGTGATGCAAAGTGTTGCCGTGGGTATAGCTGTTGCAAAAGCAGCAGTGGAGACTCAAACAAATGTTCCTGCTAAATTTTCCCCTGGAACAGTTGCAG ATGCAGCAAAGCAAATTTTGTCGGCTGCCAAAGTATTCCAGCTTGAATAG
- the LOC103698254 gene encoding uncharacterized sugar kinase YeiI isoform X3: protein MESSARRRLESVARHLLPPEILVRDLYPNPLSAEELSSWDFAPVIIGGMVMDIHAKPSAHPIPGTTTPGKVQYVSGGVARNVAECMSKLGNKPFMISVVGHDMAGLSTEGILKLESITTPVVSNMFDSSGELAMAVASVEAVETFLTPGWIQRFQRNICSAPMLMVDANLNSPSLKVACQIAAGSGIPVWFEPVSVTKSRRIASVVNYITCASPNENELVAMANALSPEKEFSYIQHEAAEGKGHSVESLFEMLKPAMCSLLQKGIKLLVVTLGSHGLFLCCREGLSFMKDNLSSRVGSFGRQLYDLVNESCSSKKHINFIKSGERASKFFAFHFPALPASVVSLVGAGDCLVGGILASICNGLDVMQSVAVGIAVAKAAVETQTNVPAKFSPGTVAAFCFADAAKQILSAAKVFQLE, encoded by the exons ATGGAGAGCTCCGCCCGGCGGCGATTGGAATCCGTTGCTCGCCACCTCCTCCCTCCCGAAATCCTTGTCCGAGACCTCTATCCG AATCCACTCAGCGCGGAGGAACTGAGCTCTTGGGATTTTGCTCCTGTGATTATTGGGGGAATGGTGATGGACATCCATGCTAAGCCTTCTGCTCATCCGATTCCTGGAACCACCACTCCCGGAAAG GTTCAGTATGTAAGTGGAGGAGTAGCAAGGAATGTCGCTGAATGCATGTCCAAGCTTGGAAATAAACCTTTCATGATTAGTGTTGTAGGACATGACATGGCAG GACTTTCTACAGAAG GAATACTGAAGTTGGAAAGTATTACAACTCCTGTTGTATCAAATATGTTTGACTCCAGCGGAGAGTTGGCTATGGCTGTTGCAAGTGTCGAGGCTGTT GAAACATTTCTCACTCCAGGTTGGATACAGCGATTCCAGCGTAATATATGCTCTGCACCAATGTTGATGGTTGATGCTAATTTGAACTCCCCATCTCTCAAAGTTGCTTGTCAAA TAGCAGCAGGATCTGGCATCCCTGTGTGGTTTGAGCCTGTCTCAGTGACAAAGTCTAGAAGAATTGCATCTGTTGTAAATTAT ATAACATGTGCTTCCCCTAACGAAAATGAACTTGTTGCTATGGCAAATGCTTTATCGCCGGAAAAAGAATTTAGTTATATTCAACATGAAGCTGCAGAAGGGAAAGGGCATTCTGTGGAATCTTTGTTTGAAATGCTAAAACCAGCAATGTGCTCGTTGCTTCAGAAGGGTATTAAGCTGCTAGTTGTGACACTTGGTTCACATGGTCTATTCTTGTGTTGTAGAGAAGGGCTAAGCTTCATGAAAGATAATTTAAGCAGCAGGGTTGGCAGTTTCGGAAGACAGCTATATGATCTTGTAAATGAAAGTTGCTCTTCAAAGAAGCACATTAATTTTATCAAGTCTGGAGAGAGAGCCTCAAAATTTTTTGCTTTCCATTTTCCTGCACTTCCTGCATCAGTGGTGAGCCTTGTAGGAGCAGGTGACTGCTTGGTTGGTGGAATTCTTGCGTCCATTTGCAATGGTTTGGATGTGATGCAAAGTGTTGCCGTGGGTATAGCTGTTGCAAAAGCAGCAGTGGAGACTCAAACAAATGTTCCTGCTAAATTTTCCCCTGGAACAGTTGCAG CATTTTGTTTTGCAGATGCAGCAAAGCAAATTTTGTCGGCTGCCAAAGTATTCCAGCTTGAATAG
- the LOC103698254 gene encoding uncharacterized sugar kinase YeiI isoform X1 — protein MESSARRRLESVARHLLPPEILVRDLYPNPLSAEELSSWDFAPVIIGGMVMDIHAKPSAHPIPGTTTPGKVQYVSGGVARNVAECMSKLGNKPFMISVVGHDMAGDLLLKYWKSAGLSTEGILKLESITTPVVSNMFDSSGELAMAVASVEAVETFLTPGWIQRFQRNICSAPMLMVDANLNSPSLKVACQIAAGSGIPVWFEPVSVTKSRRIASVVNYITCASPNENELVAMANALSPEKEFSYIQHEAAEGKGHSVESLFEMLKPAMCSLLQKGIKLLVVTLGSHGLFLCCREGLSFMKDNLSSRVGSFGRQLYDLVNESCSSKKHINFIKSGERASKFFAFHFPALPASVVSLVGAGDCLVGGILASICNGLDVMQSVAVGIAVAKAAVETQTNVPAKFSPGTVAAFCFADAAKQILSAAKVFQLE, from the exons ATGGAGAGCTCCGCCCGGCGGCGATTGGAATCCGTTGCTCGCCACCTCCTCCCTCCCGAAATCCTTGTCCGAGACCTCTATCCG AATCCACTCAGCGCGGAGGAACTGAGCTCTTGGGATTTTGCTCCTGTGATTATTGGGGGAATGGTGATGGACATCCATGCTAAGCCTTCTGCTCATCCGATTCCTGGAACCACCACTCCCGGAAAG GTTCAGTATGTAAGTGGAGGAGTAGCAAGGAATGTCGCTGAATGCATGTCCAAGCTTGGAAATAAACCTTTCATGATTAGTGTTGTAGGACATGACATGGCAG GAGATCTGTTATTGAAGTACTGGAAATCTGCAGGACTTTCTACAGAAG GAATACTGAAGTTGGAAAGTATTACAACTCCTGTTGTATCAAATATGTTTGACTCCAGCGGAGAGTTGGCTATGGCTGTTGCAAGTGTCGAGGCTGTT GAAACATTTCTCACTCCAGGTTGGATACAGCGATTCCAGCGTAATATATGCTCTGCACCAATGTTGATGGTTGATGCTAATTTGAACTCCCCATCTCTCAAAGTTGCTTGTCAAA TAGCAGCAGGATCTGGCATCCCTGTGTGGTTTGAGCCTGTCTCAGTGACAAAGTCTAGAAGAATTGCATCTGTTGTAAATTAT ATAACATGTGCTTCCCCTAACGAAAATGAACTTGTTGCTATGGCAAATGCTTTATCGCCGGAAAAAGAATTTAGTTATATTCAACATGAAGCTGCAGAAGGGAAAGGGCATTCTGTGGAATCTTTGTTTGAAATGCTAAAACCAGCAATGTGCTCGTTGCTTCAGAAGGGTATTAAGCTGCTAGTTGTGACACTTGGTTCACATGGTCTATTCTTGTGTTGTAGAGAAGGGCTAAGCTTCATGAAAGATAATTTAAGCAGCAGGGTTGGCAGTTTCGGAAGACAGCTATATGATCTTGTAAATGAAAGTTGCTCTTCAAAGAAGCACATTAATTTTATCAAGTCTGGAGAGAGAGCCTCAAAATTTTTTGCTTTCCATTTTCCTGCACTTCCTGCATCAGTGGTGAGCCTTGTAGGAGCAGGTGACTGCTTGGTTGGTGGAATTCTTGCGTCCATTTGCAATGGTTTGGATGTGATGCAAAGTGTTGCCGTGGGTATAGCTGTTGCAAAAGCAGCAGTGGAGACTCAAACAAATGTTCCTGCTAAATTTTCCCCTGGAACAGTTGCAG CATTTTGTTTTGCAGATGCAGCAAAGCAAATTTTGTCGGCTGCCAAAGTATTCCAGCTTGAATAG